A single window of Rhodococcus jostii RHA1 DNA harbors:
- a CDS encoding lactonase family protein, with amino-acid sequence MTGARLRRRSFLAAGGGAVALAAVGASVGAAGAWPLGSSDGTDQQRAMFAYVGCYTTAKREGRGQGIAVFQVDRSGQWQPVRVLPTTPNPSYLITDRAATTLYCVEGDGNRVTSFRIDRGTGHLTELGTVDTGGTNGVHLALSPDETRLVVANYATGSIAVFPRAADGTLEERSQLVQLSGTPGPLPDDQKGPQPHQVLFDPTGRHLIVPDKGTDRLHRLGYDPASGSLSVLGDPVLTAPGTGPRHLAYHPYLPAFYLVDELSSQVTVYHYDQQTAAVTAGAALSTLPPGFEGESTAAAIVISRDGRFVHVSNRGHDSVASFGITPVGSLMPPALTDTAGHQPRFMTLDRAGGTLYVANQKSDSIVPFAVDLVTGRLDRRGDTIATGTPSCITFVDAL; translated from the coding sequence GTGACCGGGGCGCGGTTGAGGCGGCGGTCGTTCCTGGCCGCCGGTGGTGGGGCGGTGGCGTTGGCCGCCGTCGGCGCGAGTGTGGGCGCGGCGGGTGCGTGGCCGCTGGGATCGAGCGACGGTACGGACCAGCAGCGGGCGATGTTCGCCTACGTCGGCTGCTACACCACCGCCAAAAGGGAGGGCCGCGGGCAGGGCATCGCGGTGTTCCAGGTCGATCGGTCCGGGCAGTGGCAGCCGGTGCGGGTGCTGCCCACGACACCGAACCCGTCCTATCTGATCACCGACCGGGCCGCGACCACCCTCTATTGCGTCGAAGGGGACGGCAACCGCGTCACCTCCTTCCGGATCGACCGCGGCACGGGCCATCTCACCGAACTCGGCACCGTCGACACGGGCGGCACCAACGGAGTGCACCTGGCCCTCTCCCCGGACGAGACCCGGCTGGTCGTCGCCAACTACGCCACCGGGTCGATCGCGGTCTTCCCCCGCGCCGCCGACGGCACCCTCGAAGAGAGGTCGCAACTGGTGCAGCTGAGCGGCACCCCCGGGCCGCTGCCGGACGATCAGAAGGGGCCCCAGCCGCATCAGGTGTTGTTCGACCCGACCGGCCGGCACTTGATCGTCCCGGACAAGGGCACCGACCGGTTGCACCGGCTCGGCTACGATCCGGCATCCGGGTCGCTGTCGGTGCTCGGCGATCCGGTGCTCACGGCGCCGGGAACCGGGCCGCGGCATCTGGCCTACCACCCGTATCTGCCGGCGTTCTACCTGGTCGACGAGTTGTCCTCGCAGGTCACCGTCTACCACTACGACCAGCAGACCGCCGCCGTCACCGCCGGCGCGGCGTTGTCGACGTTGCCACCCGGCTTCGAGGGTGAATCCACCGCCGCGGCGATCGTGATCAGCCGCGACGGCCGATTCGTCCACGTCTCGAACCGCGGGCACGATTCGGTCGCCTCGTTCGGCATCACCCCGGTCGGATCCCTGATGCCTCCGGCCCTCACCGACACCGCGGGACACCAGCCGCGGTTCATGACCCTCGACCGCGCGGGCGGAACCTTGTATGTGGCGAATCAGAAGAGCGACAGCATCGTTCCGTTCGCCGTTGATCTTGTGACGGGGCGACTGGACCGTCGCGGGGACACGATCGCCACCGGCACGCCCTCGTGCATCACCTTCGTCGACGCCCTGTGA
- a CDS encoding cupin domain-containing protein → MTDITTADPTALAVSAQLRDGREAAVLRSSQITPRQRGGGARTIPLVSQQVGGKDFLNGITMFGPGAAIPEHFHNCDESVLIIRGSAVAHIDGAEHPVTVGDNSFIPAGIPHFFRNASDTDELHIFWTYASVDANRTIVATGATTRIDEEHGTNLT, encoded by the coding sequence ATGACCGACATCACCACCGCCGATCCCACCGCTCTGGCCGTCTCCGCGCAGCTGCGGGACGGGCGCGAGGCCGCGGTGCTGCGCTCCTCGCAGATCACCCCCCGCCAGCGCGGCGGCGGCGCCCGCACCATCCCGCTCGTCTCCCAGCAGGTCGGTGGCAAGGACTTCCTCAACGGCATCACCATGTTCGGTCCCGGCGCCGCGATCCCCGAGCACTTCCACAACTGCGACGAGTCCGTGCTCATCATCCGCGGCTCCGCGGTCGCGCACATCGACGGCGCCGAGCACCCGGTCACCGTCGGCGACAACTCGTTCATCCCCGCCGGCATCCCGCACTTCTTCCGCAACGCCTCCGACACCGACGAGCTGCACATCTTCTGGACCTACGCTTCCGTCGACGCCAACCGGACCATCGTCGCCACCGGTGCTACCACCCGCATCGATGAGGAACACGGCACCAACCTCACCTGA
- a CDS encoding universal stress protein, with product MNLVVLLTDRPESHSALDWTLDTAGKLADDPAAVTVHIVMAGGADSPASPNYTSPALAAQARQRLQDSGVKYELHAAETDLADQVVTLATDTGADLVALGLRRRSAAMKLLLGSHTQRILLDAPCPVVGVKEPA from the coding sequence ATGAACCTCGTCGTCTTGCTCACCGATCGCCCGGAAAGCCACAGCGCCCTCGACTGGACCCTCGACACCGCCGGAAAGCTCGCCGACGACCCGGCGGCGGTGACGGTGCACATCGTGATGGCCGGCGGTGCGGATTCACCGGCGAGCCCGAACTACACCTCCCCGGCACTCGCCGCGCAGGCGCGCCAGCGGCTACAGGATTCCGGTGTGAAGTACGAACTGCACGCCGCCGAAACCGATCTCGCGGACCAGGTCGTCACCCTGGCCACCGATACCGGCGCCGACCTCGTCGCACTCGGGCTACGCCGGAGATCCGCCGCAATGAAACTGCTCCTCGGCAGCCACACCCAGCGCATCCTGCTCGACGCGCCCTGCCCGGTGGTGGGCGTCAAGGAACCCGCCTAG
- a CDS encoding CitMHS family transporter yields the protein MLVIFGFSMIAVFMYLIMSKRITPVAALIVVPTVFALFAGAGMGFSDMIMEALLKLAPTAALLFFAITFFGIMIDVGLFDPLIRLILKFVRNDPMKLVVGTALLTSIVSLDGDGSTTFIIVTSAFLPIYLKLRMSPVVLTVVAATANGVLNTVPWGGSTARAAAALNVSPIDIFVPMIPSIVAGLIAVLVLAYFLGRSERKRVGMLTLDCESVEEAALVGSSGGTGKTPDSDNTARGPAHPSAGGDDVSDFAELPTVGDHLERPKARPKLVWINFALTAAVMTLLVLGTLAPPVILMLGVGIALIINFPRVSEQADQLKSHASSVVSVVALVFAASVLTGVLSGTGMVEAMAQWLVEIIPTSFGPHLAIVTGLLSLPLTFFMSNDAFFFGVLPVLNETASHYGIAPEEMARAAIIGQPLHTSSPLVASFLLLVGLAKVELGDHQKKAIWRACLVGLVMLVVGILFAAYPG from the coding sequence ATGCTCGTCATATTTGGCTTCTCGATGATCGCGGTATTCATGTACCTGATCATGAGCAAGCGCATCACTCCGGTCGCGGCCCTTATCGTCGTACCGACCGTGTTCGCCCTTTTCGCCGGTGCGGGAATGGGTTTCAGCGACATGATCATGGAGGCGCTGCTCAAGCTCGCCCCCACGGCGGCGTTGCTGTTCTTCGCGATCACCTTCTTCGGGATCATGATCGACGTCGGGTTGTTCGACCCGCTGATCCGACTGATCCTCAAGTTCGTCCGCAACGACCCGATGAAACTGGTCGTCGGAACGGCCCTGTTGACGTCGATCGTGTCGCTGGACGGCGACGGCTCCACCACGTTCATCATCGTGACCTCGGCGTTCCTGCCGATCTATCTGAAACTGCGGATGAGCCCGGTCGTGCTGACCGTGGTCGCGGCGACCGCAAACGGTGTGCTGAACACGGTGCCGTGGGGCGGGTCGACCGCCCGGGCGGCGGCCGCGTTGAATGTCTCGCCGATCGACATCTTCGTCCCGATGATTCCGTCGATCGTGGCTGGCCTGATAGCCGTTCTCGTGCTCGCCTACTTCCTCGGTCGCAGCGAACGCAAGCGAGTCGGCATGCTCACCCTCGACTGCGAATCGGTGGAAGAAGCTGCTCTCGTGGGATCCTCCGGTGGCACGGGCAAGACCCCGGACTCGGACAACACCGCGAGGGGGCCGGCGCACCCGTCCGCCGGCGGCGACGATGTCTCCGATTTCGCCGAACTCCCCACTGTGGGTGATCATCTCGAGAGGCCGAAGGCCCGTCCGAAGCTGGTGTGGATCAACTTCGCGTTGACCGCAGCAGTGATGACGCTGCTCGTGCTCGGCACTCTCGCGCCGCCGGTGATCCTGATGCTCGGCGTCGGTATCGCGCTGATCATCAACTTCCCCCGGGTGTCCGAGCAGGCCGATCAGCTCAAGTCCCACGCGTCGAGCGTGGTGTCGGTGGTGGCGCTGGTCTTCGCCGCCTCCGTGCTCACCGGGGTACTGTCGGGAACCGGAATGGTCGAGGCGATGGCCCAGTGGCTCGTCGAGATCATCCCGACCAGTTTCGGCCCGCACCTGGCCATCGTCACCGGCCTGCTGAGCCTGCCGCTGACGTTCTTCATGAGCAACGACGCCTTCTTCTTCGGTGTGCTCCCGGTGCTCAACGAGACGGCCTCGCACTACGGCATCGCCCCCGAGGAGATGGCCCGTGCCGCGATCATCGGACAACCCCTGCACACCTCCAGCCCCCTGGTCGCCTCGTTCCTGCTGCTGGTGGGCCTGGCCAAGGTCGAACTCGGTGACCACCAGAAGAAGGCGATCTGGCGGGCCTGTCTGGTCGGTCTGGTCATGCTCGTCGTCGGCATCCTCTTCGCCGCATACCCCGGATAG
- a CDS encoding HpcH/HpaI aldolase/citrate lyase family protein — MRTSTADPSRIALARTWLLTAAADPAVIAASASCGADVVVLDLEDGVADRDKPAARHHTARRLDDGHTAWVRINDATTSHWAEDLRMLADTGRLGGVMLAKTEHAEQVEATAERLPAGTAIVALIESALGLEEARPIARAAATARLAFGSGDFRRDTGAGADPVSLAYARSRLVVASRAERIAPPIDGPTHADTDLIAGVAVGVAAGMTGKLCLRPDHIASISTALSPTAHDIDWAETVIARLGVDGAHVTDGSDRPKLARALRIRQLATAFATDGS; from the coding sequence GTGCGCACGTCTACCGCCGATCCGTCCCGCATCGCGCTCGCGCGGACCTGGCTGCTCACGGCCGCCGCCGATCCGGCGGTGATCGCCGCCTCAGCCTCCTGCGGAGCCGATGTGGTCGTCCTCGACCTCGAGGACGGCGTCGCCGACCGCGACAAGCCCGCCGCCCGGCACCACACCGCCCGGCGGCTCGATGACGGCCATACCGCCTGGGTGCGGATCAACGACGCCACCACCAGTCACTGGGCCGAGGACCTGCGGATGCTCGCCGACACCGGTCGCCTCGGCGGGGTGATGCTGGCCAAGACCGAGCACGCCGAACAGGTCGAGGCCACCGCCGAGCGGTTGCCCGCCGGCACTGCGATCGTGGCGTTGATCGAGTCCGCACTCGGGCTCGAGGAGGCCCGCCCCATTGCCCGGGCAGCCGCCACCGCGCGGTTGGCGTTCGGCAGCGGCGACTTCCGCCGTGACACTGGCGCCGGGGCCGACCCGGTGTCGCTGGCGTATGCCCGCTCACGTCTGGTCGTCGCCAGCCGCGCCGAACGGATCGCACCGCCCATCGACGGCCCCACCCACGCCGACACCGACCTGATCGCCGGGGTCGCGGTCGGCGTCGCGGCCGGAATGACCGGCAAGCTGTGCCTGCGCCCGGACCACATCGCGTCGATCAGCACCGCACTGTCCCCGACCGCGCACGACATCGACTGGGCCGAGACCGTCATCGCCCGTCTCGGCGTGGACGGCGCGCACGTCACCGACGGCAGCGACCGCCCGAAACTTGCCCGCGCCCTCCGTATCCGGCAGCTCGCGACCGCCTTCGCCACCGACGGCTCCTGA
- a CDS encoding GntR family transcriptional regulator — protein sequence MAADSKSEQVYAQLRESILDGTLRPGESLSVISIGERFSASRTPVRRALLQLETEGLVSLVDRQGVRVAPISIQGVRDLFELRMLLEAAAVRMVADNIDSVPAGRQAFTEILDGLDQLADQAPSDQRRDRFYELAEAFDQAVIAHTRNEHLARSIAELRPHSARLRIIAHSRPQRLDTSLTEHRTMCRAILAGDGDAAATACTDHLAETQRTILDAVINPAGSGVPVQLITA from the coding sequence ATGGCGGCCGACAGCAAGAGCGAGCAGGTATACGCGCAGCTCAGAGAGAGCATCCTTGACGGGACCCTGCGCCCCGGGGAGTCCCTGAGCGTGATCAGCATCGGCGAGCGCTTCTCCGCTTCACGCACTCCGGTGCGTCGCGCGCTGTTGCAGCTCGAGACCGAAGGCCTGGTCTCGCTCGTCGACCGACAGGGGGTCCGCGTCGCGCCGATCTCCATCCAGGGGGTGCGAGACCTGTTCGAACTGCGGATGTTGCTCGAAGCGGCAGCGGTACGGATGGTCGCCGACAACATCGACTCGGTTCCCGCGGGACGACAGGCCTTCACGGAAATCCTCGACGGACTAGACCAACTCGCAGATCAGGCGCCGTCCGACCAGCGACGTGACCGGTTCTACGAGCTCGCCGAGGCATTCGACCAGGCCGTCATCGCGCACACCCGCAACGAGCACCTCGCCCGCTCCATCGCCGAGTTGCGCCCCCACAGTGCCCGACTGCGCATCATCGCGCACTCGCGCCCCCAACGCCTCGACACCTCCCTCACCGAGCACCGGACCATGTGCCGGGCAATCCTCGCCGGCGACGGCGACGCCGCGGCCACCGCATGCACTGATCACCTCGCCGAGACCCAGCGCACGATCCTCGATGCCGTCATCAACCCTGCTGGATCGGGCGTGCCCGTCCAGCTGATCACCGCGTGA
- a CDS encoding antibiotic biosynthesis monooxygenase family protein gives MVWEIARLDIRDGHNQAFETALTEAVPLFARAHGCRGMQVQHSTEHPQRYYLIVDWNTLDDHTIRFRESDDFTRWRDLVGEHFAQPPAVEHTDRLDVGFTVESVR, from the coding sequence ATGGTGTGGGAGATCGCCCGCCTCGACATCCGCGACGGCCACAACCAGGCCTTCGAAACCGCACTCACCGAGGCCGTTCCGTTGTTCGCCCGCGCCCACGGGTGCCGCGGCATGCAAGTCCAGCACAGCACCGAGCACCCGCAGCGGTACTACCTGATCGTCGACTGGAACACCCTCGACGACCACACGATCCGGTTCCGCGAATCCGACGACTTCACCCGGTGGCGCGATCTGGTCGGTGAACACTTCGCCCAACCCCCGGCCGTCGAACACACCGATCGCCTCGACGTCGGATTCACGGTGGAGTCGGTGCGGTGA